From Camelina sativa cultivar DH55 unplaced genomic scaffold, Cs unpScaffold00487, whole genome shotgun sequence, the proteins below share one genomic window:
- the LOC104773209 gene encoding uncharacterized protein LOC104773209 yields MFSLQIHFSDIWFQSLLVRIRMGDHLVLVVDRLSSESGLGTVNRAELITDLVNKDGTSESVSAGADLCESRFEQCRICHDEDEDSNMDSPCSCSGTLKFAHHNCVQRWCNEKGDTVCEICRQQYKPGYTAPRQLFHYTGLSMNFRNDWGIEGLDLRNPYFITWDATGDLELYSFHSPTSLICCRIIALLFVLLLFLRHSLPVLLGGVDDFSLTMLTLPLVRTLAILLIVYLFVKAFIVIQRCTQERDTRLSSFSSDEETAPPAPRILMALPERPELHVPVN; encoded by the exons ATGTTCTCGTTGCAGATTCATTTTTCTGACATTTGGTTTCAATCATTGTTGGTAAGAATTAGGATGGGAGATCATTTAGTGTTGGTGGTTGATCGATTATCAAGCGAATCTGGTCTTGGGACGGTAAACCGAGCAGAGCTTATAACTGACTTGGTTAACAAAGATGGTACATCTGAATCTGTATCTGCAGGAGCTGATTTATGTGAGAGTAGATTCGAACAATGTAGGATTTGTcatgacgaagatgaagattcTAACATGGATTCGCCTTGTTCTTGCTCTGGAACATTAAAG TTTGCACATCATAATTGCGTCCAGAGATGGTGCAATGAGAAAGGTGACACCGTATGCGAAATTTGTCGTCAG CAATATAAACCTGGTTACACAGCTCCTCGACAACTGTTTCACTACACAGGCTTATCTATGAACTTCAG GAACGATTGGGGAATCGAGGGACTAGATCTTCGTAATCCTTATTTTATAACCTGGGATGCAACTGGTGATCTTGAGCTTTACTCATTTCATAGTCCCACAAGCTTGATATGTTGCCGCATAATTGCCTTGCTA TTTGTCCTTCTGCTCTTCTTGCGCCATTCTCTTCCAGTTTTACTAGGTGGAGTCGATGATTTCTCGTTAACAATGCTCACG TTACCATTAGTGAGAACATTAGCAATCTTGTTGATTGTATATCTATTTGTCAAGGCATTCATTGTTATACAACGTTGCACGCAAGAGAGG GATACGAGACTCTCTAGTTTCTCGTCTGATGAAGAAACTGCACCGCCTGCGCCTCGGATATTGATGGCATTACCGGAAAGACCCGAACTTCATGTACCCGTAAACTAA
- the LOC104773208 gene encoding uncharacterized protein LOC104773208 — translation MAQALLNFPIPKTLIHSHSLHSFKTPKLNLRRCFYLRCAVSSSDESKTLRTCKNCKTQFDPLLNHPRACRFHTAHFAGETKRKFESVYTGGTMDTPNSGKVLQYWHCCGSEDPFDSGCTASPHATYDD, via the exons ATGGCTCAAGCTCTATTGAATTTCCCAATCCCCAAAACTCTAATCCACTCTCACTCCCTCCATAGCTTCAAGACACCGAAACTAAACCTGCGACGATGCTTCTACTTACGTTGCGCAGTTTCTTCTTCCGACGAAAGCAAAACTTTAAGAACTTGCAAAAACTGCAAAACCCAATTCGATCCTCTCCTCAATCACCCACGCGCTTGTAGATTCCACACTGCTCATTTCGCTG GGGAGACAAAGAGGAAATTCGAGAGTGTATACACTGGTGGAACAATGGATACACCAAATTCTGGGAAAGTGTTACAGTATTGGCATTGTTGTGGATCTGAAGATCCTTTTGATTCTGGTTGTACTGCATCTCCTCATGCAACATATGATGATTGA
- the LOC104773214 gene encoding chaperone protein dnaJ 39-like: MCFATGFISVGTSAPGRENEDLELDLSSLGAVNTIFAALFNKLGVQIKTTVSANLLEEALNGTVYFASYCWASCFQVEKQSAHFYFVTLTEEEAHAGLICKVQSSAKNKFKLLYFDQEENGGLSLALQVDSRKTGKLSTAGLYFFGFPVYRFDHRVYIHLLCATLFDVAANFQVKL; encoded by the exons ATGTGTTTTGCTACTGGCTTCATTAGTGTTGGAACAAGC GCTCCTGGTCGGGAAAATGAAGATCTTGAGCTTGATCTTTCAAGCTTAGGAGCTGTTAATACAATATTCGCCGCCCTGTTCAA TAAGCTTGGAGTTCAAATCAAGACAACTGTCTCAGCAAATTTATTGGAGGAAGCGCTGAATGGTACGGTCTACTTTGCCTCTTACTGTTGGGCAAGTTGTTTCCAG GTTGAAAAACAATCGGCtcacttttattttgttacgttaacagaagaagaagctcatgCCGGATTGATCTGTAAAGTGCAGTCATCTGCTAAGAACAAATTCAAG TTGCTTTACTTTGATCAAGAAGAGAATGGAGGACTGAGCTTGGCCCTACAG GTAGACAGCAGGAAGACAGGAAAGCTCTCGACTGCAGGGTTATACTTTTTCGGCTTTCCTGTTTACCGTTTCGATCACAGGGTTTATATTCATCTCTTATGTGCTACATTGTTTGATGTTGCAGCAAATTTCCAAGTTAAGTTATGA
- the LOC104773215 gene encoding uncharacterized protein LOC104773215 has protein sequence MDVVEGAKVGDERVVMSKGVAETSTGAIQGREIQKGVSSSVQPAKDGKRSFLQVVQKRLFTQQKFAVSEVDGKEKVVVPKEVLLVRSLCGRISLLWTPFSEEAQPGMKSVRLWVTLNNVPPTMFTDKGLEFLSSAVGKPISLHSKTEACISFDEAQVLIEADLTKELPREYVFMGEEEGELDYVIQYSYPWLPPRCTCCQKWGHLAATCLTTDASTGSGKQAQQDSPPTVVSEEISIVQDQAHPTLAVAVIPCTETSETSDILPGSAVDKGADDWITPKSARSSPGKRQEAPKSDADVSLLKNSYSILGEGTELVDEVEKDQGEVAGFCWNVCGLNRSSKHSVIKQWVEGNKFQFGCLLETRVREKKASWLGSHLFPGWSVLTNYEYSPRGRIWVLWKGSVRMDPFYKSEQLITCSVKLDDQSEEFFCSFVYGLKTVEARRVLWQEIKDHHDSPILRNKPWILFGDFNETLDMQEHSRFDANPMLTGGMRDFQAVINHCSLSDMTFHGPLFTWCNKRDDDLILKKLDRVLVNTDWERVYPHAYNVFAAGGCSDHLHCRIVIKGDGTPLGPRRKPFKFVDLMTDMDEFKR, from the exons ATGGATGTTGTAGAGGGGGCGAAGGTGGGGGATGAACGTGTGGTTATGTCGAAGGGGGTGGCGGAGACGTCAACTGGTGCTATTCAGGGTCGGGAGATTCAAAAGGGGGTCTCCTCATCGGTTCAGCCTGCAAAAGATGGGAAACGCTCCTTCCTGCAGGTCGTTCAGAAACGTTTGTTCACTCAGCAAAAGTTTGCAGTGTCGGAGGTAGATGGTAAGGAGAAGGTTGTGGTGCCGAAGGAGGTTTTGTTGGTGCGAAGCCTTTGTGGGAGGATTTCGTTGTTG TGGACTCCATTCTCGGAGGAAGCTCAACCAGGTATGAAGTCTGTGCGCTTATGGGTCACCCTTAATAACGTTCCTCCTACCATGTTTACGGACAAGGGGTTGGAATTCCTCTCTAGTGCGGTGGGGAAGCCTATAAGTTTGCACTCTAAAACTGAGGCTTGTATCAGTTTCGATGAAGCTCAAGTTCTTATTGAAGCAGACCTGACAAAGGAGTTACCACGGGAATATGTGTTTATGGGTGAGGAAGAGGGGGAGCTCGACTACGTAATTCAGTACAGCTACCCTTGGCTGCCGCCGCGGTGTACTTGTTGTCAGAAGTGGGGACATCTTGCTGCAACTTGTTTAACCACAGATGCCTCTACGGGGTCTGGTAAGCAAGCTCAACAGGATTCTCCACCTACAGTCGTTAGTGAGGAGATTAGTATAGTCCAAGATCAAGCTCATCCAACCTTGGCAGTTGCTGTGATCCCTTGCACGGAAACTTCAGAAACTTCAGACATCTTACCAGGCTCAGCGGTGGACAAAGGAGCAGATGATTGGATTACGCCAAAGTCTGCTCGAAGTAGTCCGGGAAAAAGGCAGGAGGCGCCAAAGTCTGATGCTGATGTTTCCCTTTTAAAAAACTCTTACTCTATTTTGGGTGAAGGAACAGAGCTGGTTGATGAAGTTGAGAAAGATCAGGGTGAGGTTGCAG GTTTCTGCTGGAATGTGTGCGGTTTAAATCGATCTTCAAAGCATTCCGTTATAAAGCAGTGGGTTGAGGGTAATAAGTTTCAGTTTGGCTGTCTACTGGAAACTCGGGTTCGGGAAAAGAAGGCTTCGTGGTTGGGAAGTCATTTATTTCCTGGTTGGTCGGTTTTAACAAATTATGAGTATAGTCCTCGGGGACGCATTTGGGTTCTCTGGAAGGGTAGTGTGAGGATGGACCCTTTCTACAAAAGTGAGCAGTTGATCACATGCTCGGTGAAGCTTGATGATCAATCTGaagagtttttttgttctttcgtTTATGGTCTCAAAACTGTTGAGGCTCGGAGAGTTCTCTGGCAAGAGATTAAAGACCACCATGATTCACCTATTCTCCGGAATAAGCCTTGGATACTGTTTGGTGATTTCAATGAAACTTTGGATATGCAGGAGCACTCTAGGTTTGACGCCAATCCGATGCTCACAGGAGGAATGAGAGATTTTCAAGCCGTAATCAATCATTGCTCTCTCTCTGATATGACTTTTCATGGGCCGCTTTTTACATGGTGTAATAAGCGAGATGATGACCTAATTCTAAAGAAACTCGATCGGGTGTTGGTGAATACAGATTGGGAGCGGGTGTATCCGCATGCTTATAATGTCTTTGCAGCTGGGGGTTGCTCTGATCACTTACATTGTCGCATCGTGATAAAGGGGGATGGGACTCCTCTTGGTCCAAGGCGTAAACCGTTTAAATTTGTGGATCTGATGACGGATATGGATGAGTTTAAACGCTAG
- the LOC104773206 gene encoding probable protein phosphatase 2C 58, with translation MLHLLKKEEEERKAIEGTGRKVTTIGKVDSPDLTSFVRQFPPDSKVSEFKKLEGYELGLFAIFDGHLGHDVAKYLQTNLFDNILKEKDFWTDTENAIRNAYRSIDAVILQQSLKLGKGGSTAVTGILIDGQKLVVANVGDSRAVMSKTGVAHQLSVDHEPSREKKEIEKRGGFVSNIPGDVPRVDGQLAVARAFGDKSLKIHLSSEPDITHQAIDDHTEFILFASDGIWKVLSNQEAVDAIKSIKDPHAAAKHLIEEAIAKKRKDDISCIVVKFH, from the exons ATGTTGCACC TTCtcaagaaagaagaggaggagaggaAAGCGATAGAAGGCACTGGACGCAAAGTCACGACCATTG GTAAAGTTGACAGTCCAGATTTGACAAGCTTTGTTCGCCAATTTCCACCGGATTCTAAAG TGTCTGAATTCAAGAAACTTGAAGGGTATGAACTGGGTTTGTTTGCCATCTTTGATGGTCATTTGGGGCATGATGTGGCCAAATACTTACAGACTAATCTCTTTGACAACATTCTAAAAGAG aAGGATTTTTGGACTGACACTGAGAATGCTATAAGGAATGCATACAGATCGATAGATGCAGTGATATTGCAGCAATCCCTTAAGCTTGGTAAAGGCGGATCAACGGCTGTAACAGGAATACTAATTGATGGTCAAAAGCTAGTTGTTGCTAATGTTGGAGATTCAAGAGCAGTGATGTCTAAGACTGGCGTTGCGCATCAGCTCTCAGTCGATCATGAACCAAGTAGGGAgaaaaaagagatagagaaacgAGGCGGCTTTGTATCAAATATTCCAG GGGATGTTCCACGAGTGGATGGACAGTTAGCAGTTGCTAGAGCGTTTGGAGATAAGAGCTTAAAGATACATCTGAGCTCAGAACCGGACATAACACACCAGGCAATTGATGATCACACTGAGTTCATCCTTTTTGCCAGTGATGGTATTTGGAAG GTATTATCGAACCAAGAAGCTGTTGATGCGATCAAGAGTATCAAAGATCCGCATGCAGCTGCAAAGCACTTGATAGAGGAAGCTATAGCTAAGAAGAGGAAAGACGACATCTCATGTATCGTTGTAAAGTTCCACTAa